A region from the Micrococcus cohnii genome encodes:
- a CDS encoding NAD(P)H-quinone oxidoreductase, translating to MTAVRTTGEGGPASLCVGPEPVPVPGAGEVLVRVAAAGLNRADLMQAAGTYPPPPGESEVLGLEVSGIVVAHGPGTDPEAAGADPRAVFALGDRVCALLAGGGYAEYAAVPLGQLMRVPDEVDLVEAAAFPEVACTVWSNLGDRACVCPGDRVLVHGGTGGIGSFAVQYLAAVGARVIATVGSTEKAERARILGAEATIDHTRAVTADGEPDFASVVRQLTDGAGVDAVLDVVGGPYLAQNVAALAPEGRIVTIAVQGGAKADSFNMMRLVAKRGWLTGSTLRSRPREEKARIVAQTAKAVLPLVADGRIDLAVSARFALADAAAAHERFDSAERTGKVLLVTDPARADSGPRAGGAR from the coding sequence ATGACCGCGGTTCGCACCACGGGTGAGGGCGGCCCGGCCTCCCTGTGCGTGGGACCCGAACCCGTGCCCGTGCCCGGGGCGGGCGAGGTGCTCGTGCGGGTCGCCGCGGCCGGGCTCAACCGAGCCGATCTCATGCAGGCGGCAGGGACGTACCCTCCGCCACCGGGGGAATCGGAGGTCCTCGGCCTCGAGGTGTCCGGGATCGTGGTCGCACACGGCCCAGGTACCGACCCCGAGGCCGCCGGGGCCGACCCGCGGGCCGTGTTCGCCCTCGGGGACCGCGTGTGCGCCCTGCTGGCCGGCGGCGGCTATGCCGAGTACGCGGCCGTGCCGCTCGGGCAGCTGATGCGTGTGCCCGACGAGGTCGACCTGGTCGAGGCGGCGGCGTTCCCCGAGGTCGCGTGCACCGTGTGGTCGAATCTGGGTGATCGTGCCTGTGTGTGCCCCGGTGACCGCGTCCTCGTGCACGGCGGGACCGGCGGCATCGGTTCCTTCGCGGTGCAGTACCTGGCTGCGGTCGGTGCCCGCGTCATCGCGACGGTCGGCTCGACGGAGAAAGCCGAGCGCGCCCGGATCCTCGGCGCGGAGGCGACGATCGATCACACCCGGGCGGTCACGGCGGACGGCGAGCCGGACTTCGCCTCCGTGGTGCGCCAGCTGACCGACGGCGCGGGCGTGGACGCGGTGCTCGACGTCGTGGGCGGGCCCTACCTCGCCCAGAACGTGGCGGCCCTGGCCCCGGAGGGCCGCATCGTCACGATCGCGGTGCAGGGAGGAGCGAAGGCCGACTCCTTCAACATGATGCGGCTCGTGGCCAAGCGCGGCTGGCTCACCGGCTCGACGCTGCGGTCCCGGCCGCGCGAGGAGAAGGCACGGATCGTCGCCCAGACGGCCAAAGCCGTGCTGCCGCTGGTCGCCGACGGGCGGATCGACCTGGCGGTGAGCGCGCGGTTCGCGCTCGCCGACGCCGCGGCAGCTCACGAACGTTTCGACTCGGCAGAGCGCACCGGCAAAGTGCTGCTCGTGACCGACCCGGCCCGGGCTGACTCGGGGCCGCGTGCGGGCGGTGCCCGGTGA
- a CDS encoding HAD-IA family hydrolase, with translation MPQHAPAPTAPTDAPRPEPAARPSRGPTRPSLAVVDMSGTSIVESGLQDRAFARALAEHGVAEDDPRMPEFQAAFRLHRRTSRTAAFRAIIPDRVEAAEATKAFERHLDALVAEHGATPQPGASEALQALRDQGLALCLTTGYARHTQNTLLDSLGWMGLADLSLCPDDAGRGVPYPDMILTALLALDLDDVRSVVTVGDTTADVQAGLRAGAGLVVGVLSGEDDEATLRGAGADAVVPGLADVPPLVAGLSA, from the coding sequence ATGCCGCAGCACGCACCCGCCCCCACCGCCCCGACGGACGCGCCGCGCCCGGAGCCCGCAGCCCGACCGAGCCGGGGCCCGACGCGCCCGAGCCTGGCGGTCGTGGACATGTCCGGCACGTCGATCGTGGAGTCGGGTCTGCAGGATCGGGCGTTCGCCCGCGCCCTGGCGGAGCACGGCGTGGCCGAGGACGATCCGCGCATGCCCGAGTTCCAGGCCGCGTTCCGGCTGCACCGACGGACCTCGCGCACCGCAGCGTTCCGCGCGATCATCCCGGATCGGGTCGAGGCGGCCGAGGCGACCAAGGCGTTCGAACGGCACCTCGACGCTCTCGTCGCCGAGCACGGGGCGACGCCGCAACCGGGAGCATCGGAGGCGCTTCAGGCGCTGCGTGATCAGGGGTTGGCTCTGTGCCTGACGACGGGGTATGCCCGCCACACGCAGAACACGCTGCTGGACTCGCTGGGCTGGATGGGCCTGGCGGACCTCAGTCTCTGCCCCGACGACGCGGGCCGCGGCGTGCCCTACCCGGACATGATCCTCACCGCCCTGCTGGCGCTCGACCTGGACGATGTGCGCTCGGTGGTCACCGTGGGGGACACGACGGCCGATGTCCAGGCCGGTCTGCGGGCCGGGGCCGGCCTCGTGGTGGGAGTGCTCTCCGGCGAGGACGACGAGGCGACCCTGCGGGGTGCGGGCGCGGACGCGGTCGTGCCCGGGCTCGCGGACGTGCCGCCTCTGGTCGCGGGGCTCAGCGCCTGA
- a CDS encoding FAD/NAD(P)-binding protein → MSHESKTVRLVVVGAGPRAVMVLERLLAQLEAGEPTAPGRRLEVHVVDPYPAGPGRVWRTDQSELYLMNTPSFFPTASAADNPGLHPSTAALSFDQWRRVNPERSLKVGRNQYPSRMVYGRYLTDLFEQVRHALEARPEVGAVMTHRAEATALEPLPGGGVRVRLRPADGREEAGRTAVSVPDLLEADAAVLALGHQKAALSSAQGRFASAASASPALHYQGPQIPSDVDWRVVPAGAEVLVRGMGLNAFDLMAQLTQGRGGAFHRVAGATPGRALRYEPSGREPVLHLMSRRGVPYLPKAELMSFVPHGTSLSYLSDRAVDGLIAEHGLLDFDAHLWPLLHRDVVRHYYATMARTQPEFLGGPVRARTFLSELVGLLEEAGRGAPVTSRHAEELLQEFAPGRRFLDIVAYADPYRDDVFDSAEQYHETVATLLEQACAEAVLGEDSPFMMAVGALHAGRLLVKQLVAQGHISQASRLRDVQGWFEPLVEGLSSGPPRWRVEQMLALHRAGLADWVGRAPAVQVVDDRFVAVSPQVADAHGQDPAAVTGTWLVEAMMPPNRVNAGTAPLMRQLLADGVAAVGTWEDEDGELRPSSGFDVTPRPHRLRGADGAVREDVYVIGLQLSGVQWGTAIAAEAGESASGRAASLGDADAIARDVVARLRG, encoded by the coding sequence ATGAGCCACGAATCCAAGACCGTCCGACTCGTCGTCGTGGGCGCAGGCCCCCGTGCAGTCATGGTCCTGGAGCGGCTGCTGGCCCAGCTCGAGGCGGGGGAACCCACGGCACCCGGACGCCGTCTGGAGGTGCACGTGGTCGACCCCTACCCGGCCGGACCGGGGCGCGTGTGGCGGACCGACCAGTCCGAGTTGTACTTGATGAACACCCCCTCGTTCTTCCCGACCGCCTCGGCCGCGGACAACCCCGGGCTGCACCCGTCGACCGCGGCGCTGTCCTTCGACCAGTGGCGGCGCGTCAACCCTGAGCGCAGCCTCAAAGTCGGCCGGAATCAGTACCCCTCCCGCATGGTCTACGGCCGGTATCTGACGGACCTGTTCGAGCAGGTGCGTCACGCGCTCGAGGCCCGCCCCGAAGTCGGCGCGGTCATGACGCACCGCGCCGAGGCCACGGCTCTCGAACCGCTGCCGGGCGGAGGCGTGCGGGTCCGGCTGCGGCCGGCAGACGGGCGGGAGGAGGCCGGGCGCACCGCCGTGTCGGTCCCCGACCTCCTCGAGGCCGACGCGGCGGTGCTCGCCCTCGGCCACCAGAAGGCCGCGCTCAGCAGCGCCCAGGGACGGTTCGCCTCCGCCGCGTCCGCCTCACCGGCGCTGCACTACCAGGGCCCGCAGATCCCCTCGGACGTCGACTGGCGCGTTGTGCCCGCCGGCGCCGAGGTGCTCGTGCGGGGCATGGGATTGAACGCGTTCGATCTGATGGCCCAGCTGACCCAGGGCCGAGGCGGGGCGTTCCACCGGGTCGCGGGAGCCACGCCGGGGCGCGCCTTGCGCTATGAGCCCTCGGGCAGGGAACCGGTGCTGCATCTGATGTCCCGTCGCGGCGTGCCCTACCTGCCCAAGGCCGAGCTCATGTCGTTCGTGCCGCACGGAACGTCCCTGAGCTATCTGTCGGACCGGGCGGTGGACGGGCTGATCGCCGAGCACGGGCTGCTCGACTTCGACGCCCATCTGTGGCCCCTGCTGCACCGCGACGTGGTCCGCCACTACTACGCCACGATGGCCCGGACGCAGCCGGAGTTCCTCGGCGGACCCGTGCGGGCGCGGACCTTCCTCAGCGAGCTCGTCGGCCTGCTGGAGGAGGCCGGGCGCGGCGCCCCGGTCACCTCACGACACGCCGAGGAGCTGCTGCAGGAGTTCGCTCCGGGACGGCGGTTCCTCGACATCGTCGCCTACGCGGACCCCTACCGCGACGACGTGTTCGACTCCGCCGAGCAGTACCACGAAACCGTGGCCACCCTGCTCGAACAGGCCTGCGCCGAGGCGGTGCTCGGCGAAGACTCACCGTTCATGATGGCCGTCGGCGCCCTGCACGCGGGGCGGCTGCTGGTGAAGCAGCTCGTGGCGCAGGGACACATCAGTCAGGCCTCGCGCCTCCGCGACGTCCAGGGCTGGTTCGAGCCGCTCGTCGAAGGGCTCTCCTCAGGGCCGCCGCGCTGGCGGGTGGAGCAGATGCTGGCGCTGCATCGGGCCGGACTCGCCGACTGGGTGGGCCGTGCGCCGGCCGTGCAGGTTGTCGACGACCGCTTCGTGGCCGTCAGCCCGCAGGTCGCTGACGCTCACGGGCAGGACCCCGCAGCGGTGACGGGCACGTGGTTGGTCGAGGCGATGATGCCGCCCAACCGGGTCAATGCTGGCACGGCCCCCCTCATGCGTCAGCTGCTTGCCGACGGGGTGGCCGCGGTCGGCACCTGGGAAGACGAAGACGGTGAGCTGCGCCCGTCCTCGGGCTTCGACGTCACCCCGCGGCCGCACCGGCTGCGCGGTGCCGACGGTGCCGTCCGCGAGGACGTGTACGTGATCGGCCTGCAGCTCTCCGGCGTGCAGTGGGGCACAGCGATCGCCGCGGAAGCGGGCGAGTCCGCCTCGGGGCGGGCGGCGTCCCTCGGGGACGCTGACGCGATCGCGCGCGACGTGGTGGCGCGGCTGCGCGGCTGA
- a CDS encoding DNA polymerase III subunit delta', which yields MSAPVFDELVGQDAVVEQLGRAAAQERPTHAWLFTGPPGSGRSTAARAFAAALQCEHPSPQERGCGRCHACSTTLSGTHPDVTVLATEAVSYKIEDVRALVEAAQSRPAAGRWRVFLIEDADRMTERATNVLLKAIEEPPEKTIWMLCTPSPADVLPTIRSRCRAVTLRIPAVEDVAALLHRRDGLDEATALTTARVSQSHIGMARRLARDPEALARREEILSLPMGTAAVSDAMETATRLVDVAKAEAESSAQARDADELAALRRQLGIVDGEPVPPKQRHHVKRLEEEQTRRRRRSVHDSLDRAMIDLIGLFRDVLTVQTRAGVPLINEHRRAEIERYAASSAGDSNDVLARLDAISTARERLAANVPEQLAVEAMMLALLPARTRRPRDTHAGLRR from the coding sequence ATGAGCGCCCCGGTCTTCGACGAGCTCGTCGGCCAGGACGCGGTCGTCGAGCAGCTCGGCCGAGCGGCGGCCCAGGAGCGCCCCACCCATGCCTGGCTGTTCACGGGCCCGCCCGGCTCAGGACGGTCGACGGCGGCCCGGGCCTTCGCCGCGGCGCTGCAGTGCGAACACCCCTCACCGCAGGAGCGCGGCTGCGGCCGCTGCCACGCCTGCTCCACGACGCTCAGCGGCACGCACCCGGACGTCACGGTGCTGGCGACCGAGGCGGTCAGCTACAAGATCGAGGACGTGCGCGCGCTCGTCGAGGCCGCTCAGTCGCGCCCGGCCGCCGGACGGTGGCGGGTGTTCCTGATCGAGGACGCGGACCGCATGACCGAGCGCGCCACGAACGTGCTGCTCAAGGCGATCGAAGAGCCTCCCGAGAAGACGATCTGGATGCTCTGCACTCCCTCCCCCGCAGACGTGCTGCCGACGATCCGCTCACGCTGTCGCGCCGTGACCCTGCGCATCCCCGCCGTCGAGGACGTGGCGGCCCTGCTGCATCGCCGCGACGGTCTCGACGAGGCGACGGCCCTGACGACGGCGCGGGTCTCGCAGTCGCACATCGGCATGGCCCGACGACTGGCCCGCGATCCGGAGGCGCTCGCCCGTCGCGAGGAGATCCTCTCCCTGCCGATGGGCACGGCGGCCGTGTCGGATGCGATGGAGACCGCGACCCGGCTCGTCGACGTGGCCAAAGCCGAGGCCGAATCCTCCGCGCAGGCCCGCGACGCGGACGAGCTGGCGGCGTTGCGCCGTCAGCTGGGCATCGTCGACGGTGAACCAGTCCCGCCGAAACAGCGCCACCACGTCAAGCGCCTCGAGGAGGAACAGACCCGACGTCGGCGCCGCAGCGTGCACGACAGCCTCGACCGGGCCATGATCGACCTGATCGGCCTGTTCCGCGACGTCCTCACCGTGCAGACACGGGCGGGCGTGCCGCTGATCAACGAACACCGCCGGGCCGAGATCGAGCGGTACGCGGCCTCCTCCGCCGGCGACTCAAACGATGTGCTCGCCCGACTCGACGCGATCAGCACGGCCCGCGAGCGTCTCGCGGCCAACGTCCCCGAGCAGCTGGCCGTCGAAGCGATGATGCTGGCCCTGCTGCCCGCTCGGACCCGCCGTCCGCGCGACACACACGCCGGCCTCAGGCGCTGA
- a CDS encoding ExeM/NucH family extracellular endonuclease: MPHPHSTRSRTIARTAGTLAALGLLAPAITVQATAAPAGDGLVINEAYTNGGSANAKFTHKFVELYNPTDKPISLDGWSLQYRSATGTGGASSSVALNGTVPAKGHFLIRGGSNGDTGAALPAPDLEAGGLNFSGTKGTIVLSNQAERLAELPTGSVVSEDDTVVDLLGYGSSNTFEAGAATAPSSNSDAKSLHRHGGADTDSNAADFTLRDEVTPTNSAGDAPEPTPEPEPAPPAGQKTIAEIQGEGAETPFAGRQVTTSGVVTGVYSTGGYNGYYIQTPGAEKTAGASDGLFVYSPDTAGDVALGDNVTVTGEAGEHYGMTQVSVTAGGLEKSDGTATVEPTPVAFPMDEAAREAHEGMLLAPQGEWTVTDNYSVNQYGSLSIAPGTAPLDNPTSVAAPGAEAQAVMAQNEAAKIVLDDGASTNFMRSPGNQGRLPYVDADSPARVGSGVEFTSGVVLDYRYGAWSFQPQGHLTDENAAEVQPVAIENTRPAEASRDDVGGNVTVGSFNVLNYFTTLGEQFPDCDAYTDREGTPITTNYCQPRGAYTPESFKRQKTKIVEAINGMDTSVVALEEVENSAKFGKDRDEALKNLVDGLNAAAGEQKWAYVASPEQRPAVESEDVIRNAFIYQPAEVTPVGESRILDDQVNFDNAREPLAQQFRRADGSAEGVAGTEFVAITNHFKSKGGSGATGDNKDSGDGQGNYNGDRVRQAQALVTFAEELKTELGTERVLLLGDFNSYEQEDPIAVLEQAGYVSQGAKSEEYSYVFGGAVGDLDGVFASPAADATVTGQDIWMINANESVAFEYSRHNYTAEDLYAADQWRSSDHNPIVVGMDVQPVEGPVAPEDCRDTADFADNPVGSRYYSAVRWMQCAGITTGYADGTFLKGQDVTRAESVAFLYRYLTDEDVAPGEARFPDVPATHTHFESVQWAVQEMITRGYADGTFKPGQDITRAEFASMLHRAVDPEFTAPTTPDFPDVAASNPHYEAIAWLAAEGLSTGYRDGTFKPEQQISRGVTAVLLHRYELMLDEQA, from the coding sequence ATGCCGCACCCTCACTCCACCCGCTCGCGCACCATCGCACGCACCGCCGGCACGCTCGCCGCGCTGGGCTTGCTCGCCCCCGCCATCACCGTCCAGGCCACCGCCGCCCCCGCCGGGGACGGTCTGGTCATCAACGAGGCGTATACGAACGGCGGCTCCGCGAACGCGAAGTTCACCCACAAGTTCGTCGAGCTGTACAACCCGACCGACAAGCCGATCTCCCTGGACGGCTGGTCCCTGCAATACCGCTCGGCCACCGGCACCGGCGGCGCGAGCTCCTCCGTCGCCCTGAACGGCACCGTCCCCGCCAAGGGTCATTTCTTGATCCGGGGCGGCTCCAACGGCGACACCGGCGCCGCCCTGCCGGCCCCGGATCTCGAGGCCGGCGGGCTGAACTTCTCCGGCACGAAGGGCACGATCGTCCTCTCGAACCAGGCGGAGCGGCTCGCCGAGCTGCCGACCGGCTCGGTCGTCTCCGAGGACGACACGGTCGTGGACCTGCTCGGCTATGGCTCCTCGAACACGTTCGAGGCCGGGGCGGCGACCGCGCCCAGCAGCAACTCCGATGCGAAGTCGCTCCACCGCCACGGCGGAGCGGACACCGACAGCAACGCCGCGGACTTCACGCTGCGCGACGAGGTGACCCCGACCAACTCCGCCGGTGACGCGCCGGAACCGACGCCGGAGCCCGAGCCGGCCCCGCCTGCGGGCCAGAAGACCATCGCCGAGATCCAGGGCGAGGGCGCCGAGACCCCGTTCGCGGGCCGGCAGGTGACCACCAGTGGCGTCGTCACGGGCGTCTACTCGACCGGGGGCTACAACGGCTACTACATCCAGACCCCGGGCGCCGAGAAGACCGCCGGCGCCTCCGACGGCCTGTTCGTGTACTCCCCGGACACGGCCGGTGACGTCGCCCTGGGCGACAACGTCACCGTGACCGGCGAAGCCGGCGAGCACTACGGCATGACCCAGGTCTCCGTCACAGCCGGCGGCCTCGAGAAGTCCGACGGCACCGCGACCGTCGAGCCGACGCCGGTGGCCTTCCCGATGGACGAGGCGGCCCGCGAGGCCCATGAAGGCATGCTGCTCGCTCCGCAGGGCGAGTGGACCGTCACGGACAACTACTCGGTGAACCAGTACGGCTCGCTGAGCATCGCCCCGGGCACCGCCCCGCTGGACAACCCGACCTCGGTGGCCGCCCCCGGCGCCGAGGCCCAGGCCGTGATGGCACAGAACGAGGCCGCGAAGATCGTCCTGGACGACGGCGCCTCGACCAACTTCATGCGCTCCCCCGGCAATCAGGGCCGTCTGCCCTACGTCGACGCCGACTCCCCGGCCCGCGTCGGCTCGGGCGTGGAGTTCACCTCGGGCGTCGTGCTGGACTACCGCTACGGTGCCTGGAGTTTCCAGCCGCAGGGCCACCTCACTGACGAGAACGCCGCCGAGGTGCAGCCGGTCGCGATCGAGAACACGCGCCCGGCCGAGGCCTCCCGCGATGACGTGGGCGGCAACGTCACGGTCGGCAGCTTCAACGTCCTGAACTACTTCACGACGCTCGGCGAGCAGTTCCCGGACTGTGACGCATACACCGACCGCGAGGGCACGCCGATCACGACCAACTACTGCCAGCCGCGCGGCGCCTACACCCCGGAGTCGTTCAAGCGCCAGAAGACGAAGATCGTCGAGGCGATCAATGGCATGGACACCTCCGTGGTGGCGCTCGAGGAGGTCGAGAACTCGGCGAAGTTCGGCAAGGACCGCGACGAGGCCCTCAAGAACCTCGTCGACGGCCTCAACGCTGCCGCCGGTGAGCAGAAGTGGGCGTACGTGGCCTCGCCCGAGCAACGCCCTGCTGTCGAGTCCGAGGACGTGATCCGCAACGCGTTCATCTACCAGCCGGCGGAGGTCACCCCCGTCGGCGAGTCCCGGATCCTGGACGACCAGGTGAACTTCGACAACGCTCGCGAGCCGCTGGCACAGCAATTCCGCCGGGCCGACGGATCCGCCGAGGGCGTGGCCGGCACCGAGTTCGTGGCCATCACGAACCACTTCAAGTCCAAGGGCGGCTCGGGAGCGACCGGCGACAACAAGGACTCGGGCGACGGCCAGGGCAACTACAACGGCGACCGCGTGCGCCAGGCGCAGGCCCTCGTGACCTTCGCCGAGGAGCTGAAGACCGAGCTCGGCACCGAGCGTGTCCTGCTGCTCGGCGACTTCAACTCCTACGAGCAGGAGGATCCGATCGCGGTCCTCGAGCAGGCCGGCTACGTCTCGCAGGGCGCCAAGTCCGAGGAGTACTCGTACGTGTTCGGCGGGGCCGTCGGCGACCTGGACGGCGTGTTCGCCTCCCCGGCCGCCGACGCGACCGTCACCGGCCAGGACATCTGGATGATCAACGCCAACGAGTCCGTGGCGTTCGAGTACTCCCGCCACAACTACACGGCGGAGGACCTGTACGCCGCGGACCAGTGGCGCTCCTCCGACCACAACCCGATCGTCGTGGGCATGGACGTCCAGCCGGTCGAGGGTCCCGTCGCTCCGGAGGACTGCCGGGACACCGCGGACTTCGCGGACAACCCGGTGGGCTCGCGCTACTACTCCGCGGTGCGCTGGATGCAGTGCGCCGGAATCACCACCGGCTACGCCGACGGCACGTTCCTCAAGGGCCAGGACGTGACCCGCGCCGAGTCCGTCGCGTTCCTGTACCGCTACCTCACGGACGAGGACGTGGCCCCGGGCGAGGCACGCTTCCCCGACGTCCCGGCCACGCACACCCACTTCGAGTCCGTGCAGTGGGCCGTGCAGGAGATGATCACGCGCGGCTACGCCGATGGCACCTTCAAGCCGGGCCAGGACATCACCCGCGCCGAGTTCGCCTCGATGCTGCACCGCGCCGTCGACCCGGAGTTCACCGCGCCGACCACGCCGGACTTCCCGGACGTGGCCGCGTCGAACCCGCACTACGAGGCGATCGCGTGGCTCGCGGCCGAGGGTCTGAGCACCGGTTACCGCGACGGCACGTTCAAGCCGGAGCAGCAGATCAGCCGCGGCGTGACCGCCGTGCTGCTGCACCGCTACGAGCTGATGCTCGACGAGCAGGCCTGA
- a CDS encoding 5'-nucleotidase C-terminal domain-containing protein → MSHVFLRRCTATIACTTLVLAPASAAPALAVEAAAEEKTISIMSFNDFHGALSEKYSGTQFADTVEDYRRGFEKTHGADTTLLTSAGDLIGGSASVSNVQQDNPTIDAMNALGLDSLAAGNHEYDKGLDDLTGRVIPRADFPVLSANFVDPTTKEPVLTSHKVFDVDGVRVAVIGASPNDLYSTTTGAGLQGNEVQDMVEAVNRVAADLEANDEADVIVASYHDGAAGSGELADEKAKRDIFRAAVEDTHPAVDVIFNGHTHQLYQYETDNSGARRHVMQAGQSGQHLAAVELTVDGAGEVTSATGKMLERSTQDPAEAAAESAVTAEVYAIEQKAVDVFRDKQSTVLADLDGSITTDYAKLLADGQSWRAGGTRKAETTLGNWVADALKHSAESTNPGVDLGVINPGGLRSELLESQFTDGGAFTPKPDALAGKLTLGELLDMAPFGNTVVQFDIPGSSIKQALEQNWRDGVRQHNLGWSENLNWTYDDSKPQGEKVTGVWVDGEPLEEDRMYTVATVSFLGDSTWKDLGDPSKAPDGFTAFAEGRQNFVDLGLLDQQALSSYAEAQAAEDGAVNPSFSKQGVPVAGPASLGAGDPLAVSLDDLVIDSDGVPAAQQVSVAFEPADGSAPVELGSVDVPAGQESVDLSSLSAPRATGPGELVMTVTHTDGTVTTVRHALEVGAAADCTDANFSDNAEGSAYFSAVRWMQCSGLTTGYADGSFGKSDDTTRAQGASFLYRYLTDEGFTPAGQTFPDVPTSNTHFEPVEWTAAEQIVRGYVDGTFRPKHSVSRGEFASMLYRAAHPEYTAPATPDFPDVSAANPHYEAIQWAASEGLVTGYHDGTFAPGQDITRGEIAVMLHRFDAVNAGDAR, encoded by the coding sequence ATGTCGCACGTCTTCCTGCGTCGCTGCACCGCGACCATCGCCTGCACCACCCTCGTCCTGGCTCCGGCCAGCGCGGCCCCCGCCCTCGCCGTCGAGGCGGCCGCCGAGGAGAAGACCATCTCGATCATGTCGTTCAACGACTTCCACGGGGCACTGTCCGAGAAGTACTCCGGCACGCAGTTCGCCGACACCGTCGAGGACTACCGCCGCGGCTTCGAGAAGACCCACGGCGCCGACACCACGCTGCTGACCAGCGCGGGCGACCTGATCGGCGGTTCCGCCTCCGTGTCGAACGTGCAGCAGGACAACCCGACGATCGACGCGATGAACGCGCTCGGCCTCGACTCCCTCGCCGCCGGCAACCACGAGTACGACAAGGGCCTGGACGACCTGACCGGCCGTGTGATCCCGCGCGCTGACTTCCCGGTGCTCTCCGCGAACTTCGTCGACCCGACGACGAAGGAGCCGGTGCTCACCTCGCACAAGGTCTTCGACGTCGACGGCGTGCGCGTGGCCGTCATCGGCGCGTCACCGAACGACCTGTACTCGACCACCACCGGCGCCGGCCTGCAGGGCAATGAGGTGCAGGACATGGTCGAGGCGGTGAACCGCGTGGCCGCAGACCTCGAGGCGAACGACGAGGCCGACGTCATCGTCGCCTCCTACCACGATGGGGCCGCCGGCAGCGGCGAGCTCGCCGACGAGAAGGCCAAGCGGGACATCTTCCGTGCCGCCGTGGAGGACACCCACCCGGCTGTGGACGTGATCTTCAACGGCCACACCCATCAGCTCTACCAGTACGAGACGGACAACTCCGGCGCCCGCCGGCACGTGATGCAGGCCGGCCAGTCGGGCCAGCACCTGGCCGCCGTCGAGCTCACCGTCGACGGTGCCGGCGAGGTCACCTCGGCGACCGGGAAGATGCTCGAGCGCTCGACCCAGGACCCGGCCGAGGCCGCCGCGGAGTCGGCCGTCACCGCCGAGGTCTACGCGATCGAGCAGAAGGCCGTGGACGTCTTCCGCGACAAGCAGTCCACCGTGCTCGCCGATCTCGACGGGTCGATCACGACCGACTATGCGAAGCTGCTCGCCGACGGGCAGTCATGGCGTGCCGGCGGCACCCGCAAGGCGGAAACGACGCTGGGCAACTGGGTCGCCGACGCCCTGAAGCACTCCGCCGAGAGCACGAACCCGGGCGTGGACCTGGGCGTGATCAACCCTGGCGGGCTGCGTTCGGAGCTGCTCGAGTCCCAGTTCACCGACGGCGGCGCGTTCACGCCGAAGCCGGACGCACTGGCCGGCAAGCTCACCCTCGGCGAGCTGCTGGACATGGCTCCCTTCGGCAACACCGTCGTGCAGTTCGACATCCCGGGATCGTCGATCAAGCAGGCTCTCGAGCAGAACTGGCGCGACGGCGTCCGCCAGCACAACCTCGGCTGGTCCGAGAACCTGAACTGGACCTACGACGACTCCAAGCCGCAGGGCGAGAAGGTCACCGGCGTGTGGGTCGACGGCGAGCCGCTCGAGGAGGACCGCATGTACACGGTCGCGACCGTCTCCTTCCTCGGCGACAGCACCTGGAAGGACCTGGGCGACCCGTCGAAGGCGCCCGACGGGTTCACCGCGTTCGCCGAGGGACGTCAGAACTTCGTGGACCTGGGCCTGCTCGATCAGCAGGCGCTGAGCTCTTACGCCGAGGCCCAGGCCGCCGAGGACGGCGCCGTCAACCCGTCCTTCTCGAAGCAGGGGGTGCCCGTGGCCGGCCCGGCCTCCCTCGGTGCCGGGGACCCGCTGGCCGTGAGCCTGGATGATCTCGTGATCGACTCCGACGGCGTCCCGGCCGCGCAGCAGGTGAGCGTCGCTTTCGAACCGGCCGACGGCTCTGCCCCGGTTGAGCTGGGCTCGGTGGACGTGCCCGCCGGCCAGGAGAGCGTCGACCTGTCCTCGCTGTCCGCCCCTCGGGCCACGGGCCCCGGCGAGCTGGTCATGACCGTCACCCACACCGACGGCACCGTCACCACCGTCCGCCACGCGCTCGAGGTCGGCGCCGCCGCCGACTGCACCGACGCGAACTTCTCCGACAACGCCGAGGGGTCGGCCTATTTCTCGGCCGTCCGCTGGATGCAGTGTTCGGGCCTGACCACCGGCTACGCCGACGGGTCCTTCGGCAAGTCCGACGACACGACCCGCGCCCAGGGCGCCTCTTTCCTGTACCGGTACCTCACGGACGAGGGCTTCACCCCCGCCGGCCAGACCTTCCCTGACGTGCCGACCTCGAACACGCACTTCGAGCCGGTGGAGTGGACCGCGGCCGAGCAGATCGTCCGTGGTTACGTCGACGGCACGTTCCGCCCGAAGCACTCGGTGAGCCGCGGCGAGTTCGCCTCCATGCTCTACCGCGCCGCCCACCCGGAGTACACCGCCCCGGCCACGCCGGACTTCCCGGACGTCTCCGCCGCGAACCCGCACTACGAGGCGATCCAGTGGGCCGCCTCCGAGGGGCTGGTGACCGGCTACCACGACGGCACGTTCGCTCCGGGCCAGGACATCACGCGCGGTGAGATCGCCGTGATGCTGCATCGCTTCGACGCCGTCAACGCCGGCGACGCGCGCTGA